A single Anopheles maculipalpis chromosome 3RL, idAnoMacuDA_375_x, whole genome shotgun sequence DNA region contains:
- the LOC126561592 gene encoding uncharacterized protein LOC126561592 encodes MVLEIRVTDPSEKSITPERVKPLAEELEDRRNNNSRHSPGRTTVRIGRDELEAIKTNLLNTNEVTFSTVLDTDLGPPASPGRGNYGKNLSMAQLKVPGVGAASADGGEDGKDGGRRTRLISEQSEADSILSSYHEPEKKKPPKIPDGGYGWVIVFSSFMISLIMDGVSFSFGLIYTELLDYFGESKSKTAWIGSLFIAVPLLSGPIMSNLVDRYGCRKMTMLGGFIGGMGFVLASFCQSVEQLYFTFGILSGVGLGFGYVTVVVCVAFWFDKKRTFATGIGASGTGIGTFVYAPLCQWLINNFGWRGATLILAGTLFNMVAMGALMRDPEWMIEESKLESRAQSIQTFSNSSVYLDEIKKLIETGIPKEHVLDTLVTNVNTEANQVIPPDDSAINKRYQSEVALPTFFSEQEQQGARGTGNLHASNRSLRHNVLTKEAFKRSGRLVQAKARLASTETLNSYEKLSDEDDDDHQQEHPDGISLGIRASLKTLSVASLEDGYLSVKRQQELHVKAGGSTWSLDELALAGSLVVPVPNSEGAPNSGDGSRAEKCRSFRGNSLDVVYENEIFNPNVDTNVTLVVPKQTKLLHQRSVAPRGGGLKKQHSLGRQHSMRYSNFYKDMRLHRNSIHYRGALLNTHRYRLKASSCPNISRNSMTTIAKEQDEPWYGSFIDTLKSIFDFSLFFEFRFGMLAISTLLLFVWYIIPYFYIPEYVLNYKFSEQDGANLISVIGITNTIGMVGLGWLGDRPWVDVSKTYAVCLALCGASIFVMPWAISSYPAMVVLCIIFGFTFASTFSFTPIIMVRLVSLDDFTVAYGLVLLVQGIGSLVGPPIAGFLYDVTNRWDDSFYAAGFFIFLSGVCAWAIGSLKPTPDNEDETDDGEKESEALSSTVTA; translated from the exons ATGGTGCTCGAAATACGCGTTACCGATCCGTCGGAAAAATCGATCACACCGGAGCGTGTGAAACCTTTGGCGGAGGAGCTGGAAGATCGTAGGAACAACAACAGCCGCCATTCGCCCGGGCGTACAACGGTACGAATCGGGCGCGATGAGCTTGAAGCGATCAAGACGAACCTGCTCAACACGAACGAGGTGACGTTTAGCACAGTGCTGGACACGGATCTTGGGCCACCCGCGTCACCCGGACGTGGCAACTATGGCAAGAACTTAAGCATGGCACAGTTAAAGGTGCCCGGTGTTGGTGCTGCGAGTGCTGACGGTGGTGAGGATGGCAAAGATGGTGGTCGCCGTACGCGCTTGATTTCGGAACAGTCGGAAGCGGATTCGATACTGTCATCGTACCACGAAccggaaaagaagaaaccgCCCAAAATCCCTGACGGTGGCTATGGGTGGGTGATCGTGTTCTCGTCGTTTATGATCTCGCTGATCATGGACGGTGTGTCGTTTTCCTTCGGATTGATCTACACCGAGCTGCTCGATTACTTTGGCGAATCCAAATCCAAGACGGCTTGGATCGGATCGCTCTTCATTGCTGTGCCACTGCTCTCGGGACCGATCATGTCCAATCTGGTGGATCGGTACGGTTGCCGGAAAATGACCATGCTTGGCGGATTTATCGGTGGAATGGGATTTGTGCTGGCTTCCTTCTGCCAGTCGGTTGAACAGCTTTACTTCACGTTCGGTATACTGTCCGGCGTAGGGCTCGGTTTTGGTTACGTTACTGTTGTCGTCTGTGTGGCGTTCTGGTTCGACAAGAAGCGTACCTTCGCGACGGGTATCGGTGCATCCGGTACCGGTATCGGTACGTTTGTGTACGCACCACTCTGCCAGTGGTTGATCAACAACTTCGGATGGCGTGGCGCGACACTTATCCTTGCCGGAACGCTCTTCAATATGGTCGCCATGGGTGCGCTGATGCGTGATCCCGAGTGGATGATCGAGGAAAGCAAGCTGGAGAGTCGGGCCCAAAGCATCCAGACGTTCTCCAACTCGAGTGTTTACCTGGACGAGATCAAGAAGCTCATCGAGACGGGCATCCCGAAGGAGCACGTGCTGGACACGCTCGTGACGAATGTCAATACGGAAGCGAATCAGGTCATCCCACCGGATGATTCCGCCATTAACAAGCGGTACCAGAGTGAGGTTGCGCTGCCTACGTTCTTTAGCGAGCAGGAACAGCAGGGTGCGCGTGGTACGGGCAATCTGCACGCCAGCAATCGCTCGCTGCGTCACAATGTGCTTACGAAGGAAGCGTTCAAGCGCAGCGGTCGACTGGTACAGGCGAAGGCACGGCTAGCCAGCACGGAAACACTCAACTCGTACGAGAAGCTTTCCGACGAGGACGATGACGATCATCAGCAGGAGCATCCGGATGGCATTAGCCTTGGAATTCGTGCTTCTTTGAAAACCTTAAGCGTAGCCTCACTGGAGGATGGTTATCTGAGCGTAAAACGACAGCAAGAACTGCACGTAAAGGCGGGTGGAAGTACGTGGTCTCTAGATGAACTTGCGCTCGCTGGATCGCTTGTCGTTCCCGTCCCGAACAGCGAAGGTGCGCCCAATAGTGGTGATGGTAGTCGGGCGGAGAAATGTCGCAGCTTCCGGGGCAATTCGCTCGATGTGGTGTACGAGAACGAAATCTTCAACCCGAACGTGGACACTAACGTTACGCTGGTAGTGCCGAAGCAGACGAAACTGTTGCACCAACGATCGGTCGCACCGCGTGGTGGTGGGCTCAAGAAGCAACATTCACTAGGACGCCAGCATTCGATGCGCTACTCGAACTTTTACAAAGATATGCGCCTGCACCGGAACTCGATTCATTATCGTGGCGCGCTGCTGAACACCCATCGGTACCGGTTGAAGGCGTCCTCGTGCCCAAACATTTCTCGCAACTCGATGACAACGATCGCGAAGGAACAGGATGAG CCATGGTACGGTAGCTTCATCGATACGCTGAAATCGATCTTCGATTTTTCGCTCTTCTTCGAGTTCCGGTTCGGTATGCTCGCCATCTCAACGCTGCTTCTGTTCGTCTG GTACATCATTCCCTATTTCTATATCCCCGAGTATGTGCTGAACTACAAGTTCAGCGAGCAGGATGGTGCGAACCTTATCTCTGTGATCGGCATTACCAACACGATCGGTATGGTCGGACTCGGCTGGCTCGGTGATCGACCATGGGTGGATGTGTCCAAAACGTATGCCGTCTGCCTCGCAT tGTGTGGTGCCTCGATCTTTGTCATGCCTTGGGCCATCTCCAGCTACCCGGCAATGGTTGTCCTGTGCATCATCTTTGGCTTCACCTTTGCCAGCACGTTCTCCTTCACGCCCATCATCATGGTGCGGTTAGTTAGCTTGGATGATTTTACCGTTGCGTACGGTTTGGTGCTGTTGGTGCAGGGTATCGGCAGTCTGGTCGGTCCACCGATTGCCGGCTTCCTGTACGATGTGACCAACCGGTGGGATGATTCATTCTACGCCGCCGGGTTCTTTATCTTCCTGTCGGGTGTGTGCGCTTGGGCGATCGGTTCGCTAAAACCAACGCCGGACAATGAGGACGAGACGGACGACGGTGAGAAGGAAAGTGAAGCTCTCAGCTCCACGGTTACGGCCTAA
- the LOC126562992 gene encoding ras-related protein Rab-2A, with the protein MSYAYLFKYIIIGDTGVGKSCLLLQFTDKRFQPVHDLTIGVEFGARMITIDGKQIKLQIWDTAGQEAFRSITRSYYRGAAGALLVYDITRRETFNHLTTWLEDARQHSNSNMVIMLIGNKSDLDSRREVKKEEGEAFAREHGLVFMETSARTAANVEEAFINTAKEIYEKIQEGVFDINNEANGIKIGQQHSPTSPSLGSGNSPGGPASSGCC; encoded by the exons atgtcgTACGCTTACTTGTTCAAATACATCATCATAGGAGACACAG gTGTGGGCAAGTCTTGCCTTTTGCTGCAGTTTACCGACAAACGCTTCCAGCCGGTGCACGATTTGACGATCGGTGTCGAGTTTGGGGCCCGCATGATCACCATCGATGGCAAGCAAATCAAGCTACAGATCTGGGATACGGCCGGCCAGGAAGCGTTCCGGTCGATCACACGTTCGTACTACCGTGGCGCCGCTGGAGCACTGCTCGTGTATGACATTACGCGTCGCGAAACGTTCAACCACCTGACGACCTGGCTAGAGGACGCTCGGCAACACTCGAACTCGAACATGGTGATCATGCTGATCGGCAATAAGAG tgATCTTGACTCACGCCGTGAGGTAAAGAAGGAGGAAGGTGAAGCGTTCGCACGCGAACACGGACTGGTGTTTATGGAAACGTCCGCCCGTACAGCGGCCAACGTGGAGGAAGCGTTCATCAACACGGCAAAGGAAATCTACGAGAAGATCCAGGAGGGTGTCTTCGATATCAACAATGAG GCTAACGGCATCAAGATTGGCCAGCAGCACTCCCCGACGAGCCCGTCGCTCGGCAGCGGCAACAGCCCGGGTGGACCGGCTAGCAGTGGTTGCTGCTAA
- the LOC126562577 gene encoding post-GPI attachment to proteins factor 3 yields MIRYRVVALVLIMLLIYFFRFIFASGGDRSQFYQNCLKFCTLDNCTQSGVSYKKDLQWKHDPINKLLMWTCYDECGYDCMWKTTSAFHNRNWTTPQFYGKWPFVRFLGMQEPASVLFSIANFITHYKMLHRFKREVRTDSPMYGTWRAFSYICLNAWIWSTIFHTRDFPITELLDYTFAYSMVLASFHCMVMRMIHRMSILVRGTFSFLCVLFFINHFSYLSIGRFDYSYNMKANIVTGMSGALGWILWCFLQRRKRRYVWKCFLFIVLATSSLLLEINDFPPILWTFDAHSIWHLVTAPLTILFYSFIIEDCKTLRKELVNVEDEESRKLL; encoded by the exons ATGATACGATACCGGGTGGTTGCACTTGTGTTAATTATGCttctaatttatttctttcggTTCATATTTGCTTCCGGCGGTGATCGAAGTCAGTTTTATCAAAATTGCTTAAAGTTCTGTACGCTTGACAATTGTACACAGT CTGGTGTATCGTACAAGAAGGATCTGCAGTGGAAACACGATCCAATCAATAAACTTTTGATGTGGACATGCTACGATGAGTGCGGTTACGACTGCATGTGGAAAACAACGTCCGCATTTCACAACCGCAACTGGACAACGCCACAGTTTTACGGCAAA TGGCCATTTGTTCGATTCCTCGGAATGCAGGAACCGGCATCGGTACTGTTTTCGATCGCCAACTTTATCACACACTACAAAATGCTGCACCGGTTCAAGCGCGAGGTACGCACCGACAGTCCCATGTACGGCACGTGGCGAGCCTTTTCCTACATCTGTCTGAACGCGTGGATTTGGTCGACAATTTTTCACACGCGCGATTTTCCCATCACCGAGCTGCTTGACTATACGTTCGCTTACTCGATGGTGCTGGCTTCGTTTCACTGTATGGTGATGCGTATGATCCATCGGATGTCGATCCTTGTGCGCGGTACATTCAGTTTCCTGTGTGTACTATTTTTTATCAACCATTTTTCGTACCTTAGCATCGGCCGGTTCGATTATTCGTACAATATGAAAGCGAACATCGTAACAG GAATGAGTGGAGCACTGGGATGGATTTTGTGGTGTTTCTTGCAGCGCCGAAAGCGTCGTTACGTTTGGAAgtgctttctttttattgtgctGGCAACTTCGTCCTTGCTGCTAGAAATTAACGACTTCCCACCGATCCTGTGGACGTTCGATGCACATTCGATATGGCATTTGGTAACGGCACCATTAACAATACTATTCTATAG TTTTATCATTGAAGACTGTAAAACGTTGCGCAAAGAGCTAGTCAACGTTGAGGACGAGGAGAGCCGTAAACTGTTGTAA
- the LOC126561489 gene encoding probable ATP-dependent RNA helicase DDX20, producing MAGHSLNDDKVRTADAIIDRSLLFEEMALSEPVKQALARNHFIHPSPIQARAIPLARCDFDLLVQAKSGTGKTLVFAISIVERHDPEVAFPQSLTIVPAREIAVQVESVLNRIGSDLGNFKARSFIGGMEISVDRKNLQNCSAIVGTPGRILHLIKSNVLNTSYIRTLVMDEADTLLQASMRGDIDKIVAALPEKRQTIVCSATFYNNRDRELLRYMNAKFIGVTPKREVPLLFGIKQFVRELPAEPDNVKDLMAKVGVLNEIFQQIQFAQCVVFANTIAKAETYCTYLKKAGWAAEVINSSMEQRFRLKAIEDFRSFRARVLIATNLISRGIDVENVNLVINADVPKDNATYLHRIGRAGRFGTKGIAVTLVSGVKDMERFRRILHDIGGNEMFVLKLPQGQLENVWHFEAYGDRYEKLFASQMVQEIRDKDADQLFLKAMKMIGDELKNNGDGGEPSARSNNNDDGKMDDSLEKSTSDEETVVELVDAPNAMLEKATNGHAVELNGNVSESVAASTVAMDGLSMSMEKLSLDRGLQPNGDRGAKTKRLDSLNGNQKKPDVNERLEEMDNDANNDNDDDDDDGDEDNDSPKPGPSKNGVKPVPSSQAATLRGNLSTPVPDIDGTQLLLLKGSTITTIVTRNGGDESDLESSSSLSTNVTEKVEVGSDFNAQMSRLNQIPDPRFRQIGSVDCSDIDHSSDSEANGGECPPFEANNDALFAKIMEQKELGVEHPEHQVQLHSIDGCSLEVHDDTISDRGLTRKCSVPDVVPCGISLDASRLNHRGVLAEEIGENGEEGEEIELNSNTCGSNRGSLFEEEVEDVIQANLPNRIRFQQQDSLEVNSNTVGSNVGSTPEPPEMLDQQSLPIINPIEADPIGPIGPECAAHDVDDMMDDASSYSSYDSDASNSSFFDDVDRVSVASAKSTPKENDALASADPLMGGVAAVAGPSGSLEQIGAVPSNSVSVAASPHLFAVPSIPTPPLLVSGIIPPVASGTVVGGVNPPPVQPIIDEERSTRSPAFMARMENLLPPFLPTMAPGVAAGGAGASTTAPPMRSDAHATTLYHRTYALWSNQYWNQLTQINDYVRFASYARRNAYRSP from the exons ATGGCTGGTCATAGCTTGAACGATGACAAAGTGCGCACCGCCGACGCCATCATAGACCGGAGTTTGCTGTTCGAGGAGATGGCATTGTCGGAACCAGTGAAGCAGGCACTAGCCCGTAACCATTTTATACACCCATCACCCATACAGGCACGGGCGATTCCGCTGGCTCGATGTGATTTCG ATCTACTGGTGCAAGCGAAATCGGGCACAGGAAAAACACTCGTCTTTGCCATCAGCATCGTGGAAAGGCACGATCCGGAGGTCGCTTTCCCACAATCACTGACGATCGTGCCGGCGCGAGAAATTGCGGTACAGGTGGAGTCGGTGCTCAATCGTATCGGGAGTGATTTGGGCAACTTCAAGGCACGTTCGTTTATTGGCGGTATGGAAATAAGTGTGGATCGTAAGAATCTACAGAACTGCTCCGCTATCGTCGGTACGCCCGGAAGAATACTGCATCTCATCAAGAGTAACGTGCTAAACACGTCCTACATCCGCACACTGGTGATGGACGAAGCAGACACACTACTGCAGGCAAGTATGCGCGGAGATATCGACAAAATCGTTGCCGCACTGCCGGAAAAGCGACAAACGATCGTGTGCAGTGCAACGTTCTACAATAACCGCGACCGTGAGCTGCTACGGTACATGAACGCAAAGTTTATCGGTGTAACGCCCAAGCGAGAGGTGCCACTACTTTTCGGCATAAAGCAATTCGTCCGGGAACTACCGGCGGAACCGGACAACGTGAAAGATCTGATGGCGAAGGTGGGCGTGCTGAATGAAATCTTTCAGCAAATTCAATTTGCCCAGTGTGTGGTGTTTGCGAACACGATCGCCAAAGCGGAAACGTACTGCACGTACCTAAAGAAGGCCGGCTGGGCGGCGGAAGTGATCAACAGCAGTATGGAGCAACGGTTCCGGTTGAAAGCGATCGAAGATTTTCGCTCCTTTCGGGCCCGCGTACTGATCGCGACGAATCTGATCTCGCGCGGTATCGATGTGGAGAATGTTAATCTTGTGATCAATGCAGACGTGCCGAAGGATAATGCTACCTATCTGCACCGAATAGGGCGTGCCGGGCGGTTCGGTACGAAAGGCATTGCCGTAACGCTGGTATCGGGCGTAAAGGATATGGAACGGTTCCGGCGCATTCTGCACGATATCGGTGGGAATGAGATGTTTGTACTTAAACTACCGCAGGGCCAGCTGGAAAATGTGTGGCATTTTGAGGCGTACGGTGATCGCTACGAGAAGCTGTTCGCTTCGCAAATGGTACAGGAAATCCGCGACAAGGATGCGGATCAGCTATTTTTGAAGGCGATGAAAATGATCGGCGATGAGCTGAAGAATAATGGCGACGGTGGTGAACCATCGGCACGAAGCAATAACAACGACGACGGGAAGATGGACGACAGTTTGGAAAAGTCCACATCGGATGAGGAAACGGTTGTGGAGCTGGTAGATGCACCGAATGCCATGCTGGAAAAGGCAACTAATGGGCATGCGGTAGAGCTGAATGGGAATGTGTCCGAGTCGGTTGCGGCAAGCACGGTAGCAATGGATGGATTGTCGATGTCGATGGAAAAGCTAAGTCTCGATCGTGGCCTACAGCCGAACGGTGATCGAGGTGCCAAAACGAAGCGTCTCGATTCATTGAACGGCAACCAGAAGAAACCGGATGTCAACGAACGGTTGGAAGAAATGGATAATGATGCAAACAACGAcaatgacgacgacgatgatgatggagacGAGGATAACGATTCTCCCAAACCGGGACCATCGAAAAATGGCGTCAAGCCCGTTCCATCGTCGCAAGCTGCAACATTGCGGGGCAATCTATCGACCCCGGTACCTGATATAGATGGGACGCAACTGTTGCTGCTTAAGGGTAGCACCATCACAACCATCGTCACCCGCAATGGTGGCGATGAATCGGACCTCGAAAGTAGCTCCTCGCTCAGCACGAACGTCACGGAAAAGGTGGAAGTTGGATCGGACTTTAACGCACAGATGTCACGGTTAAATCAAATACCCGATCCACGATTCCGACAGATCGGTTCCGTCGATTGTTCCGACATCGATCACAGCTCCGACAGCGAAGCAAACGGTGGCGAATGTCCACCGTTCGAAGCGAACAATGATGCACTGTTTGCGAAGATTATGGAACAGAAGGAGCTCGGGGTGGAGCATCCGGAACATCAGGTGCAGCTCCATTCGATCGATGGATGTAGTTTGGAGGTGCACGACGATACGATCAGCGATCGGGGTCTAACGCGCAAATGTTCCGTACCGGATGTCGTACCGTGCGGTATATCGCTCGATGCTTCGCGGCTCAATCATCGTGGCGTGCTGGCGGAAGAGATCGGTGAGAATGGAGAGGAAGGGGAGGAGATTGAGCTAAATTCCAACACGTGCGGGTCGAATCGAGGATCACTGTTTgaggaggaggtggaggaTGTTATACAGGCGAATCTACCGAATCGGATCCGGTTCCAGCAGCAGGATTCGCTCGAAGTTAACTCGAACACTGTTGGTTCGAACGTGGGCTCAACCCCGGAACCACCGGAAATGCTGGATCAACAATCACTTCCGATCATTAACCCGATCGAAGCCGATCCTATTGGACCAATTGGACCGGAATGTGCGGCTCACGATGTGGACGATATGATGGATGATGCAAGCTCCTACTCGTCGTACGATAGTGATGCGTCCAATTCATCCTTTTTCGATGATGTCGACCGTGTTTCCGTTGCGTCGGCCAAATCAACACCCAAAGAGAACGATGCGCTTGCGTCCGCCGATCCACTGATGGGTGGAGTAGCGGCTGTTGCTGGACCGAGCGGTAGTTTGGAGCAGATAGGAGCTGTTCCTTCGAATTCAGTTTCGGTAGCCGCCTCACCACATCTATTTGCCGTTCCAAGCATCCCAACGCCACCACTGCTTGTGAGCGGAATCATCCCACCGGTGGCCAGCGGTACTGTCGTTGGCGGCGTTAATCCACCACCGGTGCAACCTATCATCGATGAAGAGCGTTCTACCCGATCGCCCGCGTTTATGGCACGGATGGAAAATCTTCTACCACCTTTCCTTCCTACAATGGCACCCGGGGTGGCAGCTGGTGGAGCTGGTGCTTCAACCACGGCACCGCCGATGCGTAGCGATGCTCACGCCACCACACTTTACCATCGAACGTACGCCCTGTGGAGCAATCAGTACTGGAACCAGCTGACGCAAATTAACGATTACGTACGTTTTGCGTCTTATGCAAGGCGCAATGCTTACCGAAGTCCTTAA